From one Macaca nemestrina isolate mMacNem1 chromosome 3, mMacNem.hap1, whole genome shotgun sequence genomic stretch:
- the LOC105486440 gene encoding alcohol dehydrogenase 1A: MSTAGKVIKCKAAVLWEVKKPFSIEDVEVAPPKAYEVRIKMVTVGICGTDDHVVSGTMVTPLPVILGHEAAGIVESVGEGVTTVEPGDKVIPLALPQCGKCRICKNPESNCCLKNDVSNPRGTLQDGTSRFTCRGKPIHHFLGVSTFSQYTVVDENAVAKIDAASPMEKVCLIGCGFSTGYGSAVKVAKVTPGSTCAVFGLGGVGLSAVMGCKAAGAARIIAVDINKDKFAKAKELGATECINPQDYKKPIQEVLKEMTDGGVDFSFEVIGRLDTMMASLLCCHEACGTSVIIGVPPDSQNLSINPMLLLTGRTWKGAVYGGFKSKEDIPKLVADFMAKKFSLDALITHVLPFEKINEGFDLLRSGKSIRTVLTF; encoded by the exons ATGAGCACAGCAGGAAAA GTAATCAAATGCAAAGCAGCTGTGCTATGGGAGGTAAAGAAACCCTTTTCCATtgaggatgtggaggttgcaccTCCTAAGGCTTATGAAGTTCGCATTAAG ATGGTGACTGTAGGAATCTGTGGCACAGATGACCACGTGGTTAGTGGTACCATGGTGACCCCACTTCCTGTGATTTTAGGCCATGAGGCAGCCGGCATTGTGGAGAGTGTTGGAGAAGGGGTGACTACAGTCGAACCAG GTGATAAAGTCATCCCACTCGCTCTTCCTCAGTGTGGAAAATGCAGAATTTGTAAAAACCCAGAAAGCAACTGCTGCTTGAAAAACGA TGTGAGCAATCCTCGGGGGACCCTGCAGGATGGCACCAGCAGGTTCACCTGCAGGGGGAAGCCCATCCACCACTTCCTCGGTGTCAGCACCTTCTCCCAATACACGGTGGTGGATGAGAATGCAGTAGCCAAAATTGATGCAGCCTCACCCATGGAGAAAGTCTGCCTTATTGGCTGTGGATTTTCAACTGGTTATGGGTCTGCAGTCAAAGTTGCCAAG GTCACCCCAGGCTCTACCTGTGCTGTGTTTGGCCTGGGAGGGGTCGGCCTATCTGCTGTTATGGGCTGTAAAGCAGCTGGAGCAGCCAGAATCATTGCGGTGGACATCAACAAGGACAAATTTGCAAAGGCCAAAGAGTTGGGTGCCACTGAATGCATCAACCCTCAAGACTACAAGAAACCCATCCAGGAGGTGCTAAAGGAAATGACTGATGGAGGTGTGGATTTTTCGTTTGAAGTCATCGGTCGGCTTGATACCATG ATGGCTTCCCTGTTATGTTGTCATGAGGCATGTGGCACAAGCGTCATCATAGGGGTACCTCCTGATTCCCAGAACCTCTCAATAAACCCTATGCTGCTACTGACTGGACGCACCTGGAAGGGGGCTGTTTATGGTG GCTTTAAGAGTAAAGAAGATATCCCAAAACTTGTGGCTGATTTTATGGCTAAGAAGTTTTCACTGGATGCTTTAATAACCCATGTTTTaccttttgaaaaaataaatgaaggcttTGACCTGCTTCGCTCTGGGAAAAG TATCCGTACCGTCCTGACCTTTTGA